One window of Chryseobacterium culicis genomic DNA carries:
- a CDS encoding PPC domain-containing DNA-binding protein, whose protein sequence is MKINPKSSLLITGLLLLGFVSYAQIINNETPFYGNHWKAQKVNKDTYLISINDKAEIVAAFTDFCQKKAIKSGRITGLGAVNRAELRFFNPQTKKYVDKTYKEQMEVVNLTGNIAQKDGQLYLHIHVSLGNDQYQGISGHLLTADIRGAGEFYITEDAVVINRKFSDEIGLNLYDL, encoded by the coding sequence ATGAAAATCAATCCAAAATCTTCACTGCTTATAACGGGATTACTGCTCCTCGGATTTGTAAGCTATGCTCAGATTATTAATAATGAAACTCCTTTTTATGGTAATCACTGGAAGGCACAAAAGGTGAATAAAGATACTTATCTGATCAGTATCAATGATAAGGCGGAAATTGTTGCCGCATTTACCGATTTCTGCCAGAAAAAAGCCATTAAATCTGGACGAATTACAGGACTGGGGGCAGTAAACAGAGCTGAGCTTCGATTTTTCAATCCTCAAACAAAGAAATATGTTGACAAAACATATAAAGAACAGATGGAAGTGGTGAATCTGACCGGAAATATTGCACAAAAAGACGGACAGTTATATCTGCATATTCATGTTTCTTTAGGGAATGACCAGTATCAGGGAATTTCAGGGCATTTACTGACTGCAGATATCAGAGGTGCAGGCGAATTTTATATCACCGAAGATGCGGTAGTAATCAACAGAAAATTTTCTGACGAGATAGGTTTAAATCTCTATGACTTATAA
- a CDS encoding type 1 glutamine amidotransferase domain-containing protein, protein MAILTGKKVALLTDNGFEELELTKPKEAVEAAGGIAHIVSSQADKVKSWDFTTWGPDYKVDVLLDNADPADYDALILPGGQINPDLLRVNPKALAFIKHFIDAHKPIGAICHAAWSLTELDYVRGKKMTSYKSISTDMKNAGANWVDEEVVVDGKFVTSRYPDDLKAFNETIVEVIAKG, encoded by the coding sequence ATGGCAATATTAACAGGTAAAAAAGTAGCATTATTAACAGATAACGGTTTTGAAGAATTAGAATTGACGAAGCCAAAAGAGGCTGTAGAAGCTGCAGGAGGTATAGCTCATATTGTTTCATCTCAGGCAGATAAAGTGAAATCATGGGATTTTACAACATGGGGACCGGACTACAAAGTAGATGTTTTGTTAGACAATGCTGATCCTGCAGATTACGATGCATTAATCCTTCCGGGAGGTCAGATCAATCCAGATTTATTAAGGGTAAATCCTAAAGCATTGGCTTTTATAAAACATTTCATAGATGCTCATAAACCTATTGGAGCGATCTGTCATGCAGCATGGTCGCTAACGGAACTGGATTATGTAAGAGGTAAAAAAATGACATCTTATAAATCTATCAGTACAGATATGAAAAATGCTGGAGCGAATTGGGTAGATGAAGAAGTGGTGGTTGATGGCAAATTTGTAACAAGCCGTTATCCGGATGATTTAAAAGCTTTTAACGAAACAATTGTAGAGGTAATCGCAAAAGGATAG
- a CDS encoding putative quinol monooxygenase, protein MVFVIAELNPRKGKEEEVKKAMLKMVSPTVMETGCIYYYPHDSMDKNNSTLFFTELWLSESHLEEHLNTEHFISFQKKLAGILEVPMKVTKLNKLNNS, encoded by the coding sequence ATGGTATTTGTAATAGCAGAATTAAATCCCCGAAAAGGAAAAGAAGAAGAAGTAAAAAAGGCAATGCTGAAAATGGTTTCGCCTACTGTCATGGAAACCGGATGTATCTATTATTATCCTCATGACAGTATGGATAAAAATAATTCTACATTGTTTTTTACAGAATTATGGCTTTCTGAAAGTCATCTGGAAGAACATCTTAATACAGAACATTTTATCAGTTTTCAGAAGAAATTAGCAGGTATTTTGGAAGTGCCCATGAAAGTTACAAAACTAAACAAACTAAATAATTCATAG
- a CDS encoding alpha/beta hydrolase: MSVQSNYNVKQISFLSHGTKISGLLFQPAGKPKGTITIFGPIAFVKEQSPVQYAARLAKEGFMTLIYDPRYYGESEGTPRQFEDRKSKVEDIIASVDYLLSLDDVSKDTIYALGVCQGTNWIAEAATKDKRIKKVMLVASALLSPAMGANYLSRDEVEKKIERGRRSREKYEKTGEIDYMHIGLVEGDDMPAIMPFQHITNWYGPWELRTDFTKYKGKWENKITQMSEELIWGYDVSDIMSKIIQPVVMIHSDKAASGPITPKQMFEKIPSKEKKLIWFDGDQVQYQFYEDPITVDKVVFELTNWL; this comes from the coding sequence ATGAGTGTACAAAGTAATTATAACGTAAAACAAATTTCTTTTCTAAGCCACGGAACAAAGATCTCAGGATTGTTATTTCAACCGGCAGGAAAACCAAAAGGTACAATAACAATCTTTGGACCTATTGCTTTCGTCAAAGAGCAAAGCCCGGTGCAATATGCAGCAAGACTTGCAAAAGAAGGCTTTATGACACTGATCTATGATCCAAGATATTATGGTGAAAGTGAAGGAACCCCACGTCAGTTTGAAGACAGGAAAAGCAAAGTAGAGGATATCATTGCTTCCGTAGATTACCTTTTATCTTTGGATGATGTCTCAAAAGACACGATTTATGCATTAGGAGTCTGCCAGGGAACTAACTGGATAGCAGAAGCTGCCACAAAAGATAAAAGAATCAAAAAAGTGATGCTGGTAGCTTCAGCATTATTATCTCCGGCCATGGGAGCCAACTATTTATCCAGAGATGAAGTGGAAAAGAAAATAGAAAGAGGTCGCAGATCAAGAGAGAAATATGAAAAAACAGGAGAAATAGACTACATGCATATTGGCCTTGTTGAAGGTGATGATATGCCTGCTATAATGCCTTTTCAGCATATTACTAACTGGTATGGACCTTGGGAATTACGTACCGATTTCACTAAATACAAAGGAAAATGGGAAAATAAAATCACCCAAATGTCTGAAGAATTGATATGGGGGTATGACGTAAGCGATATCATGAGTAAGATCATCCAGCCCGTTGTGATGATCCATAGTGATAAAGCTGCAAGTGGTCCCATTACCCCAAAACAGATGTTTGAGAAAATTCCTTCCAAAGAAAAGAAACTGATCTGGTTTGACGGAGATCAGGTGCAATATCAGTTCTATGAAGATCCGATTACAGTGGATAAGGTCGTTTTTGAACTTACTAACTGGCTTTAG
- a CDS encoding helix-turn-helix domain-containing protein, which produces MSEEKYFDPENYIIYNNNDDDLVCYYSDQHNICETRINYHCLIYIISGKLTLRSPEEDVSFESGQTVFIKRNHFLHKEKIPSSDSPFCCISLHFKPTVLRRLYNDFRPILSKLEDIIPINNNLYEIIPENFFTQTYFETLHSFVKQNFHPSRDIMLLKIKEILYYIIEVKQDLIPHFFDISDPWKIDLEKFVEENYTSDLSINELAHFTGRSISTLKKDFYKIFGETPSRWITKRRLEKARDLILNSDKKPNEVYGEVGFKNFSHFSKSFKNQFGETPSMIKPKL; this is translated from the coding sequence ATGAGTGAAGAAAAATATTTTGACCCGGAAAATTATATTATCTATAATAATAATGATGATGACCTGGTTTGCTACTATAGTGACCAACACAATATTTGTGAAACAAGAATTAATTATCATTGTCTGATATACATTATTTCAGGGAAACTGACCCTTCGTTCACCGGAAGAGGATGTCTCTTTTGAATCAGGACAAACCGTTTTTATAAAGCGCAACCATTTTTTGCATAAGGAAAAAATCCCTTCTTCTGATTCTCCATTTTGTTGTATTTCATTACATTTTAAACCCACTGTACTTAGACGGCTTTACAATGATTTTAGGCCGATACTTTCAAAACTGGAAGATATTATTCCTATCAATAATAATCTTTACGAGATCATTCCTGAGAATTTTTTTACCCAGACCTATTTTGAAACCCTGCATTCCTTTGTAAAACAGAATTTTCATCCTTCTCGGGATATTATGTTGTTGAAAATAAAAGAAATCCTATACTATATTATTGAAGTAAAGCAAGACCTTATCCCTCACTTTTTTGATATTTCAGATCCCTGGAAGATTGATTTGGAAAAGTTTGTGGAAGAAAATTATACCAGTGATTTAAGCATTAATGAACTGGCTCATTTTACAGGAAGGAGTATCTCAACATTAAAAAAAGATTTTTATAAAATATTTGGAGAAACACCCAGCAGATGGATAACGAAACGAAGGCTGGAAAAAGCCCGTGATTTGATACTGAATTCAGACAAAAAACCTAATGAGGTATATGGGGAAGTAGGTTTTAAGAATTTTTCCCACTTTTCAAAATCATTCAAGAATCAGTTCGGTGAAACTCCGAGTATGATAAAACCGAAACTTTAA
- a CDS encoding cold shock domain-containing protein, whose product MADSFSKKENFKKKIQKQKEKALRREERKTNNNKGAEDVFMYVDEFGRLTSTPPEQRQEVNLDDIQLGAAPIIEEDPRKTGIVTFLSEKGYGFITEDNNKENIFFHNNNCAEPVKKGNKVSFEKEKSPKGFSAVEIQLVK is encoded by the coding sequence ATGGCAGATTCTTTTTCTAAAAAGGAAAATTTCAAGAAAAAAATTCAAAAGCAAAAAGAAAAGGCGCTAAGACGCGAAGAACGTAAAACGAACAACAACAAAGGAGCGGAGGATGTCTTCATGTATGTAGACGAATTCGGAAGATTAACTTCTACTCCACCTGAACAAAGACAGGAAGTAAACCTGGATGATATTCAATTGGGTGCTGCACCTATCATTGAAGAAGATCCAAGAAAAACAGGAATTGTTACTTTCCTGAGTGAAAAAGGATATGGCTTCATTACTGAAGATAATAACAAAGAAAATATCTTCTTCCACAACAACAACTGTGCAGAGCCTGTGAAAAAAGGAAACAAAGTATCTTTCGAAAAAGAGAAATCTCCTAAAGGATTTTCTGCTGTTGAAATTCAGCTTGTTAAATAA
- a CDS encoding SDR family oxidoreductase, producing MSTQNVKGKVVLIAGGGKNLGGLLSRDFAAKGAKLAIHYNSESSKAESEKTLAEVQALGAEAFLFQGDLTKVDHITKFFEETISRFGGIDIAINTVGMVLKKPFSETTEAEYDTMFNVNSKSAYFFLQEAGKKLNDHGKICTIVTSLLAAYTGLYSTYAGAKAPVEHFTRAASKEFGNRGISVTAVAPGPMDTPFFYGQETDDAVAYHKSASALGGLTDIKDIAPLVEFLVTEGWWITGQTIFANGGYTTR from the coding sequence ATGTCAACACAAAATGTAAAAGGGAAAGTTGTTTTAATTGCCGGAGGTGGTAAAAATTTAGGCGGATTATTAAGCAGAGATTTTGCGGCAAAAGGGGCAAAGCTGGCCATCCACTACAACAGTGAAAGCTCAAAAGCAGAAAGTGAAAAAACACTGGCTGAAGTACAGGCATTGGGAGCAGAAGCATTTCTATTCCAGGGTGACCTTACCAAAGTAGACCATATTACAAAGTTCTTTGAGGAAACGATTTCCCGTTTCGGAGGAATTGATATTGCAATCAATACCGTGGGAATGGTACTTAAAAAACCATTTTCGGAGACTACAGAAGCAGAATATGATACCATGTTCAATGTCAATTCAAAATCTGCCTACTTCTTTTTACAGGAAGCGGGTAAAAAGCTGAATGATCACGGAAAAATCTGTACCATAGTTACTTCATTGCTGGCGGCTTACACTGGACTGTATTCCACATATGCAGGAGCAAAAGCACCGGTAGAACATTTTACAAGAGCAGCTTCCAAAGAATTTGGAAACAGAGGGATTTCGGTAACCGCAGTAGCACCCGGTCCAATGGATACTCCTTTCTTCTACGGACAGGAAACCGATGATGCGGTAGCTTATCATAAATCAGCATCAGCACTCGGAGGACTGACGGATATTAAAGATATTGCTCCATTGGTAGAATTTCTGGTAACAGAAGGTTGGTGGATCACAGGACAGACGATATTTGCTAACGGCGGATATACAACCAGATAG
- the lgt gene encoding prolipoprotein diacylglyceryl transferase, translating to MNLLYINWDINPEIVNILGLPIKYYGLLFLTGLVLSLNILKRIYKKEGLSTQAHEALFSYALIGILVGARLGHCLFYDFDYYLQHPLEIFLPIQKGPDGVYHFTGFAGLASHGGGIGLVIMLLLYARKFSIPFMTVLDAIAIVLPLGGTFIRLANLMNSEIIGVPTDVPWAFIFRQVDDLPRHPAQLYEAISYALIFLFIYLIYRKNIFKIGKGFYFGISILLIFIMRILIEFIKVDQVEFEHGMILNMGQLLSIPFVLLGLFFIIKSILEKGKIKTT from the coding sequence ATGAATTTATTATATATCAACTGGGACATCAATCCCGAAATCGTCAATATCCTAGGACTTCCTATAAAATATTACGGATTATTATTTCTTACAGGACTTGTTTTATCACTAAATATTTTAAAACGTATTTATAAAAAAGAAGGCCTCAGTACCCAAGCACACGAAGCTTTATTCTCCTATGCGCTTATAGGAATTTTGGTGGGTGCGAGGCTGGGACACTGTCTTTTTTATGATTTTGATTATTATTTACAACATCCGCTTGAAATATTTTTACCGATTCAGAAAGGACCAGACGGAGTTTATCATTTTACAGGATTTGCAGGTCTTGCCAGTCATGGTGGTGGTATCGGTCTGGTGATTATGCTTCTTTTATATGCAAGAAAATTTTCTATTCCGTTTATGACGGTTCTGGATGCTATAGCAATTGTACTTCCGTTGGGAGGAACCTTCATCAGGCTGGCTAATCTGATGAATTCTGAAATCATCGGAGTTCCTACTGATGTTCCATGGGCGTTTATCTTCCGTCAGGTAGATGATCTTCCGAGACATCCGGCACAACTGTATGAAGCCATCTCTTATGCCCTTATTTTCTTATTTATTTACCTTATTTATAGGAAAAATATTTTTAAAATCGGAAAAGGGTTTTATTTTGGGATCAGTATTCTGCTCATCTTTATTATGAGAATTCTGATTGAATTTATCAAGGTGGATCAGGTAGAATTTGAGCACGGAATGATCCTGAATATGGGACAGCTTCTGAGCATTCCATTTGTTCTTCTTGGATTATTTTTTATCATTAAAAGTATATTGGAGAAAGGAAAGATTAAAACGACTTAA
- a CDS encoding VIT family protein, producing the protein MHHQLEKHYVNRVGWLRAAVLGANDGLLSTTSIVIGVAAAEPDRHMIILAALAGMIAGAMSMAAGEYVSVSSQEDTEKADLIREKRELEQMPEVELRELAKVYEKRGCTKETAMQVAIELTEHDALGAHARDELGINEITQAKPLQAAMASFGSFAVGALLPFTVSLLAPIKQMVYFQYGFSIIFLMLLGAISARAGGSSIKIAVLRICFWGTVAMGITALVGRLFGVSVA; encoded by the coding sequence ATGCATCATCAGCTGGAGAAACATTATGTAAACAGAGTAGGCTGGCTTCGGGCAGCGGTATTGGGAGCGAATGACGGGTTGTTATCCACCACAAGTATCGTCATAGGAGTTGCAGCTGCAGAACCGGATCGGCATATGATTATTCTTGCAGCACTGGCGGGTATGATTGCCGGGGCAATGTCTATGGCAGCCGGTGAATATGTTTCCGTAAGTTCACAGGAAGATACAGAGAAAGCAGATCTGATCCGCGAAAAACGTGAGCTTGAACAAATGCCGGAGGTAGAACTTAGAGAATTGGCCAAAGTGTATGAAAAAAGAGGCTGTACCAAAGAAACAGCGATGCAGGTAGCCATTGAATTGACAGAACATGATGCATTGGGAGCACATGCCCGTGATGAACTTGGAATTAATGAAATAACACAGGCTAAACCTTTACAGGCAGCAATGGCTTCTTTCGGTTCATTTGCTGTAGGAGCTTTATTGCCATTTACCGTTTCTCTTTTGGCTCCAATTAAACAGATGGTGTACTTCCAATATGGATTCTCCATCATATTCTTGATGCTTTTAGGAGCAATTTCTGCCAGAGCAGGAGGTTCAAGTATCAAAATAGCTGTATTAAGGATCTGTTTCTGGGGAACTGTTGCCATGGGAATTACCGCATTAGTGGGAAGGCTTTTTGGAGTGAGTGTAGCATAA
- a CDS encoding MBL fold metallo-hydrolase: protein MKLKFLGTGTSQGVPVIGCTCEVCTSENPKDKRLRSSVMITTEENKKILIDCGPDFRQQMLTNHEHNVDIALITHEHNDHVIGLDDMRPLIFKSGKDVPLYCYSRVAHEIKNRFPYAFADVRYPGAPAFELHEIENKPFQVLDTEITPVEVIHYKITVFGYKFKKLAYITDAGFISETEKEKLKNLDVLILNCIRKFDPHPAHFILPDVIKLFEELKPKKLFLTHISHHLGLHDIEDKQLPPGIHLAYDGLELNF from the coding sequence ATGAAGTTGAAATTTTTAGGAACTGGTACTTCTCAAGGTGTACCTGTTATAGGCTGCACATGTGAAGTGTGTACTTCAGAAAATCCCAAAGACAAACGTTTACGTTCTTCCGTGATGATTACTACGGAAGAAAATAAAAAAATACTGATCGATTGCGGTCCGGATTTCAGGCAGCAAATGCTTACCAATCATGAACATAACGTAGATATTGCGTTGATTACCCATGAACATAATGATCACGTCATCGGACTGGATGATATGCGGCCACTGATTTTTAAGAGTGGAAAAGATGTTCCGCTCTACTGCTATTCAAGAGTGGCTCATGAAATAAAAAACAGATTTCCTTACGCTTTTGCAGACGTAAGATATCCCGGTGCACCCGCTTTTGAACTTCACGAAATTGAAAATAAGCCTTTTCAGGTACTGGATACGGAAATCACTCCTGTGGAAGTGATTCACTATAAAATTACCGTGTTTGGATATAAGTTTAAAAAGCTTGCCTATATTACAGATGCCGGATTTATTTCTGAAACGGAAAAAGAAAAATTAAAGAATCTTGATGTCCTGATCTTAAACTGCATCAGAAAATTTGATCCCCATCCTGCTCATTTTATCCTTCCGGATGTTATTAAACTGTTCGAAGAGCTCAAACCGAAGAAATTATTTTTAACACACATCAGTCATCATTTAGGGCTGCATGACATTGAAGATAAGCAGCTTCCACCCGGAATACACCTTGCCTACGATGGTTTGGAACTTAATTTTTAA
- a CDS encoding nicotinate-nucleotide adenylyltransferase — protein sequence MYQKLTPKQKALTINLDPTIYGTFAEIGAGQETVRHFFRAGGASGTIAKAMSAYDKDFSDAIYGKEVKNRYVTQNRLRKMLRYEVALIEERISRDNNPDRKFFSYANTVTTINFDKTVKGHGWVGIRFQTKENEDYNEIVIHVKFKENDATLQQETLGNLGVNLIFGAFNYFDNPRTLVESLYDDVAKDNLEIDMIDFSGPAFAYVDNRLMSLQLVKNGMTDAVIFNSQGSNMLPADVLYKKNIFAVRGSFRPVTKVNIDMLKNGMDMFFKDAICTHEETEVLIEITISNLRADGDIDERDFLDRVDILAKLGYTVIISNFSEYYRLIDYFASYTSGDIGVAMGVNNLLMVFDEKYYKDLSGGILEAFGKFFRNGMRVYLYPYKDPETHQLLDSSNLKVEENLKELYKYFKHNNRIVDITNYNPEFLEIYSREILRKIACCVKGWETQVPEGVAEMIKERGMFGYKEELSLKQFS from the coding sequence ATGTATCAGAAACTAACTCCTAAACAAAAAGCATTAACAATTAATCTAGATCCTACTATTTATGGTACTTTCGCAGAAATTGGAGCAGGGCAGGAGACTGTTCGCCACTTTTTTAGAGCAGGGGGAGCTTCCGGTACGATTGCTAAGGCAATGTCTGCTTATGACAAAGATTTTAGTGATGCCATCTACGGAAAGGAAGTAAAAAACAGGTATGTTACCCAAAACAGGCTTCGCAAAATGCTTCGATATGAAGTAGCTTTGATTGAAGAGAGAATTTCAAGGGATAATAATCCTGACAGAAAATTCTTTTCTTATGCCAATACGGTAACCACCATTAATTTTGACAAGACTGTAAAAGGCCACGGCTGGGTAGGAATTCGTTTTCAGACCAAAGAAAATGAAGATTACAATGAAATCGTAATTCACGTAAAATTCAAAGAAAATGATGCCACTCTTCAGCAGGAAACCTTAGGAAATCTGGGAGTGAACCTTATTTTCGGGGCTTTCAATTATTTTGACAACCCAAGAACTTTAGTAGAATCTTTATACGATGATGTTGCAAAAGACAACCTGGAAATTGATATGATTGATTTCAGCGGACCTGCCTTTGCCTATGTTGATAACAGACTGATGTCTCTTCAATTGGTAAAGAATGGAATGACGGATGCAGTAATCTTCAATTCTCAAGGAAGTAACATGCTTCCGGCAGATGTATTGTACAAGAAAAATATTTTTGCGGTAAGAGGAAGTTTCAGACCGGTAACGAAAGTAAACATTGATATGCTTAAAAATGGGATGGATATGTTTTTCAAAGATGCTATCTGTACCCATGAAGAAACAGAAGTTCTTATTGAGATTACTATTTCCAATCTGAGAGCAGACGGAGATATTGACGAAAGAGATTTCCTTGACAGAGTTGATATTCTGGCTAAACTGGGATATACTGTTATTATTTCCAACTTCTCTGAATATTACAGACTGATCGATTATTTTGCCTCTTACACCAGTGGAGATATTGGTGTGGCGATGGGGGTAAACAACCTTTTGATGGTATTTGATGAGAAATACTATAAAGATTTGTCGGGTGGAATCCTTGAGGCATTCGGGAAATTTTTCAGAAACGGAATGAGAGTATATCTGTATCCTTACAAAGATCCGGAAACACACCAGTTACTGGATTCTTCAAACCTGAAAGTAGAGGAAAACCTGAAAGAATTATATAAATATTTCAAACACAACAACCGTATTGTTGATATTACCAATTATAACCCGGAGTTTTTGGAAATTTATTCCAGAGAAATATTGAGAAAAATTGCCTGCTGTGTAAAAGGTTGGGAAACTCAGGTTCCGGAAGGTGTAGCAGAAATGATTAAAGAGCGTGGAATGTTCGGATATAAAGAAGAACTTTCCCTAAAACAATTCTCTTAA
- a CDS encoding GAF domain-containing protein translates to MSELKKRLSSILESPKHNTEEKLEKVCHLLDQEIPYFNWTGFYFKNGDKEELILGPYVGAPTDHTIIPYGKGICGQVAVSNETFVVPDVHEESNYLSCSIDTKAEIVVPIFKDGKNIGQIDIDSHTIDPFTKEDRELLEWLCNEVSKIL, encoded by the coding sequence ATGTCAGAATTAAAGAAAAGACTTTCCTCAATTCTTGAAAGTCCTAAACATAATACAGAAGAAAAACTTGAAAAAGTTTGCCACTTGTTGGATCAGGAAATTCCTTACTTCAACTGGACTGGATTTTATTTCAAAAACGGAGATAAGGAAGAATTGATTTTAGGCCCTTATGTGGGAGCACCAACAGATCATACCATTATTCCTTACGGTAAAGGAATTTGTGGTCAGGTAGCGGTTTCCAATGAAACATTTGTAGTTCCTGACGTACATGAAGAAAGTAACTACCTTAGCTGTTCTATCGATACAAAAGCTGAAATTGTAGTTCCGATTTTTAAAGACGGAAAAAACATTGGCCAGATTGATATTGATTCTCATACCATTGATCCTTTCACGAAGGAAGACCGTGAATTATTAGAATGGCTCTGTAATGAAGTTTCTAAGATTTTGTAA
- a CDS encoding cupin domain-containing protein, with protein MSDTIILSEGAEFDHVIQEVSKYINLYVMAFEKSERTITRMDKRENMYGGNGTVYMLQMFDQKELANNRLAAYMVLLNKGDESGFHTHNQRNEQELYVVVHGTGEYRERTGTEGNIRKKTLQKGDITAISSIGYHSVENTGDEPLIMFVITTNNP; from the coding sequence ATGTCTGATACCATTATATTATCTGAGGGAGCGGAATTTGATCACGTTATACAGGAAGTTTCGAAATACATCAATCTTTATGTAATGGCGTTTGAAAAAAGTGAACGCACCATTACACGCATGGATAAACGTGAAAATATGTATGGAGGAAACGGAACTGTTTATATGCTGCAGATGTTTGATCAGAAAGAATTAGCAAATAATCGTTTAGCTGCCTATATGGTTTTATTGAACAAAGGGGACGAGTCTGGTTTTCATACGCACAATCAAAGAAATGAACAGGAATTGTACGTTGTTGTTCATGGAACCGGAGAATATAGAGAAAGAACAGGAACAGAGGGAAATATACGTAAGAAAACATTACAAAAAGGGGATATTACGGCTATCAGTTCCATCGGGTATCATTCTGTGGAAAACACTGGAGATGAACCCTTAATTATGTTTGTCATTACCACTAACAATCCATAA
- a CDS encoding ABC transporter substrate-binding protein — MKIVSLVPSITEALFDLGLTENEVIGRTKFCIHPQDKIKNVSVIGGTKNINIEKIKALQPDLILANKEENVKEQVEALMDDHKVMVTNIDTIEDNYYLLKNLGKLFGKEDRAQLFNLKIYDILNQAKLETPVKAAYLIWNNPYMTIGSDTFIHRILSEIGFENIFKDKTRYPQITVEDLADADVIMLSSEPFPFKEKHIQELQVFYPDKKMMIVDGEAFSWYGTHIAKCENYFKELIAEIQLMQQS, encoded by the coding sequence ATGAAAATCGTTTCTCTTGTACCCTCTATTACTGAGGCTTTATTTGACCTTGGGCTTACCGAAAATGAAGTGATCGGCAGAACAAAATTCTGCATTCATCCTCAGGATAAAATAAAAAATGTATCCGTAATTGGTGGAACCAAAAATATCAATATTGAGAAAATTAAAGCGCTGCAACCGGATCTTATTCTTGCCAATAAGGAAGAAAACGTAAAAGAACAGGTAGAAGCGTTGATGGACGATCATAAAGTAATGGTAACCAATATTGACACGATTGAGGATAATTATTATCTGCTCAAAAATCTCGGAAAGCTTTTCGGAAAGGAAGACAGAGCACAGCTTTTCAATCTTAAAATTTATGATATCCTGAATCAGGCAAAGCTGGAAACTCCCGTCAAAGCAGCTTATCTTATCTGGAATAATCCTTATATGACCATTGGCTCAGATACTTTCATCCACAGAATTTTATCGGAAATTGGTTTTGAAAATATTTTCAAAGATAAAACCCGCTATCCTCAAATTACCGTTGAAGATCTGGCGGATGCTGACGTCATCATGCTTTCTTCTGAACCTTTTCCATTTAAAGAAAAACATATTCAGGAACTACAGGTTTTTTATCCTGATAAAAAGATGATGATTGTGGATGGTGAGGCATTTTCCTGGTATGGAACTCATATTGCGAAATGTGAGAATTACTTTAAAGAACTTATTGCTGAAATTCAACTGATGCAGCAAAGCTAG